In Elephas maximus indicus isolate mEleMax1 chromosome 4, mEleMax1 primary haplotype, whole genome shotgun sequence, a genomic segment contains:
- the RASSF9 gene encoding ras association domain-containing protein 9 isoform X3, with protein sequence MAQWLSAGLLPGRSPTKDMDSEEKEIVVWVCQEEKIVCGLTKHTTSADVIQALLEEHKTTFGEKRFLLGKPSDYCIIEKWRGSERVLPPLTRILKLWKAWGDEQPNMQFVLVKADAFLPVPLWRTAEAKLVQNAEKQRELSPANYLKTLPPNKQKRIVRKTFRKLAKIKQDMVSQDRDNMETLVHLIISQDHTIHQQVKRMKELDLEIEKCEAKFHLDWIENDGENYVQDAYLMPSFNDVEQKLDLQYDESETLEDLNKSDGIIQLEERLKYYRMLIDKLSTEIEKEVKSVCIEINEDAEGATAAELECSNLESVKCDLEKSMKAGLKIHSHLSGIQKEIKYSDSLLQMKAKEYELLAEEFNLLHVSNKDGCQLKENRGKESEVPNSSENVPPFTQRVFNMYTNDTDSDTGISSNHSQDSETTVGDVVLLST encoded by the coding sequence atcTCCAACTAAAGacatggattcagaagagaaggaAATTGTGGTTTGGGTTTGCCAAGAAGAAAAGATTGTCTGTGGGTTAACTAAACATACCACCTCTGCTGatgtcatccaggctttgcttGAGGAACACAAGACTACGTTTGGAGAGAAACGGTTTCTTCTGGGGAAGCCCAGTGATTACTGTATCATAGAAAAGTGGCGAGGCTCAGAACGGGTTCTTCCTCCACTAACTAGAATCCTGAAGCTTTGGAAAGCCTGGGGAGATGAGCAGCCCAATATGCAATTTGTTTTGGTTAAGGCAGATGCTTTTCTTCCAGTTCCTCTGTGGCGGACAGCTGAAGCTAAATTAGTGCAAAACGCAGAAAAACAGAGGGAACTCAGCCCAGCAAATTACCTGAAGACATTACCGccgaataaacaaaaaagaatagtCAGAAAAACCTTCAGGAAACTGGCTAAAATTAAGCAAGACATGGTTTCCCAAGATCGAGATAACATGGAGACATTAGTTCATCTGATCATTTCCCAGGATCATACTATTCATCAGCAAGTCAAGAGAATGAAAGAGCTGGATCTAGAAATTGAAAAGTGTGAAGCTAAGTTCCACCTTGActggatagaaaatgatggagaAAATTATGTCCAGGATGCATATTTAATGCCCAGTTTCAATGATGTTGAACAAAAACTAGACTTGCAGTATGATGAAAGCGAGACACTGGAGGACCTGAACAAAAGCGATGGAATCATACAACTGGAAGAACGACTAAAATATTACAGAATGCTCATTGATAAGCTCTCcactgaaatagaaaaagaggTGAAAAGTGTTTGCATTGAGATAAATGAAGATGCAGAAGGGGCAACTGCAGCTGAACTGGAATGCTCAAATTTAGAAAGTGTTAAGTGTGATTTGGAGAAAAGCATGAAAGCTGGTTTGAAAATCCACTCTCACTTGAGTGGCATCCAGAAAGAGATTAAATACAGTGACTCATTGCTTCAAATGAAAGCAAAAGAATATGAGCTCCTGGCCGAGGAATTCAATTTGCTTCATGTTAGCAACAAAGATGGATGCCAGCTAAAGGAAAACAGAGGGAAGGAATCTGAAGTTCCTAACAGCAGTGAAAATGTCCCTCCATTTACTCAAAGGGTATTTAACATGTATACAAATGACACAGACTCAGACACCGGGATCAGCTCTAACCACAGTCAGGACTCAGAGACAACTGTAGGGGATGTGGTGCTGTTGTCAACATAA
- the RASSF9 gene encoding ras association domain-containing protein 9 isoform X1, producing MAPFGRNLLKTRHKNRVKKELVITKSKLWSPWMAQWLSAGLLPGRSPTKDMDSEEKEIVVWVCQEEKIVCGLTKHTTSADVIQALLEEHKTTFGEKRFLLGKPSDYCIIEKWRGSERVLPPLTRILKLWKAWGDEQPNMQFVLVKADAFLPVPLWRTAEAKLVQNAEKQRELSPANYLKTLPPNKQKRIVRKTFRKLAKIKQDMVSQDRDNMETLVHLIISQDHTIHQQVKRMKELDLEIEKCEAKFHLDWIENDGENYVQDAYLMPSFNDVEQKLDLQYDESETLEDLNKSDGIIQLEERLKYYRMLIDKLSTEIEKEVKSVCIEINEDAEGATAAELECSNLESVKCDLEKSMKAGLKIHSHLSGIQKEIKYSDSLLQMKAKEYELLAEEFNLLHVSNKDGCQLKENRGKESEVPNSSENVPPFTQRVFNMYTNDTDSDTGISSNHSQDSETTVGDVVLLST from the coding sequence atcTCCAACTAAAGacatggattcagaagagaaggaAATTGTGGTTTGGGTTTGCCAAGAAGAAAAGATTGTCTGTGGGTTAACTAAACATACCACCTCTGCTGatgtcatccaggctttgcttGAGGAACACAAGACTACGTTTGGAGAGAAACGGTTTCTTCTGGGGAAGCCCAGTGATTACTGTATCATAGAAAAGTGGCGAGGCTCAGAACGGGTTCTTCCTCCACTAACTAGAATCCTGAAGCTTTGGAAAGCCTGGGGAGATGAGCAGCCCAATATGCAATTTGTTTTGGTTAAGGCAGATGCTTTTCTTCCAGTTCCTCTGTGGCGGACAGCTGAAGCTAAATTAGTGCAAAACGCAGAAAAACAGAGGGAACTCAGCCCAGCAAATTACCTGAAGACATTACCGccgaataaacaaaaaagaatagtCAGAAAAACCTTCAGGAAACTGGCTAAAATTAAGCAAGACATGGTTTCCCAAGATCGAGATAACATGGAGACATTAGTTCATCTGATCATTTCCCAGGATCATACTATTCATCAGCAAGTCAAGAGAATGAAAGAGCTGGATCTAGAAATTGAAAAGTGTGAAGCTAAGTTCCACCTTGActggatagaaaatgatggagaAAATTATGTCCAGGATGCATATTTAATGCCCAGTTTCAATGATGTTGAACAAAAACTAGACTTGCAGTATGATGAAAGCGAGACACTGGAGGACCTGAACAAAAGCGATGGAATCATACAACTGGAAGAACGACTAAAATATTACAGAATGCTCATTGATAAGCTCTCcactgaaatagaaaaagaggTGAAAAGTGTTTGCATTGAGATAAATGAAGATGCAGAAGGGGCAACTGCAGCTGAACTGGAATGCTCAAATTTAGAAAGTGTTAAGTGTGATTTGGAGAAAAGCATGAAAGCTGGTTTGAAAATCCACTCTCACTTGAGTGGCATCCAGAAAGAGATTAAATACAGTGACTCATTGCTTCAAATGAAAGCAAAAGAATATGAGCTCCTGGCCGAGGAATTCAATTTGCTTCATGTTAGCAACAAAGATGGATGCCAGCTAAAGGAAAACAGAGGGAAGGAATCTGAAGTTCCTAACAGCAGTGAAAATGTCCCTCCATTTACTCAAAGGGTATTTAACATGTATACAAATGACACAGACTCAGACACCGGGATCAGCTCTAACCACAGTCAGGACTCAGAGACAACTGTAGGGGATGTGGTGCTGTTGTCAACATAA
- the RASSF9 gene encoding ras association domain-containing protein 9 isoform X2 produces MAPFGRNLLKTRHKNRSPTKDMDSEEKEIVVWVCQEEKIVCGLTKHTTSADVIQALLEEHKTTFGEKRFLLGKPSDYCIIEKWRGSERVLPPLTRILKLWKAWGDEQPNMQFVLVKADAFLPVPLWRTAEAKLVQNAEKQRELSPANYLKTLPPNKQKRIVRKTFRKLAKIKQDMVSQDRDNMETLVHLIISQDHTIHQQVKRMKELDLEIEKCEAKFHLDWIENDGENYVQDAYLMPSFNDVEQKLDLQYDESETLEDLNKSDGIIQLEERLKYYRMLIDKLSTEIEKEVKSVCIEINEDAEGATAAELECSNLESVKCDLEKSMKAGLKIHSHLSGIQKEIKYSDSLLQMKAKEYELLAEEFNLLHVSNKDGCQLKENRGKESEVPNSSENVPPFTQRVFNMYTNDTDSDTGISSNHSQDSETTVGDVVLLST; encoded by the coding sequence atcTCCAACTAAAGacatggattcagaagagaaggaAATTGTGGTTTGGGTTTGCCAAGAAGAAAAGATTGTCTGTGGGTTAACTAAACATACCACCTCTGCTGatgtcatccaggctttgcttGAGGAACACAAGACTACGTTTGGAGAGAAACGGTTTCTTCTGGGGAAGCCCAGTGATTACTGTATCATAGAAAAGTGGCGAGGCTCAGAACGGGTTCTTCCTCCACTAACTAGAATCCTGAAGCTTTGGAAAGCCTGGGGAGATGAGCAGCCCAATATGCAATTTGTTTTGGTTAAGGCAGATGCTTTTCTTCCAGTTCCTCTGTGGCGGACAGCTGAAGCTAAATTAGTGCAAAACGCAGAAAAACAGAGGGAACTCAGCCCAGCAAATTACCTGAAGACATTACCGccgaataaacaaaaaagaatagtCAGAAAAACCTTCAGGAAACTGGCTAAAATTAAGCAAGACATGGTTTCCCAAGATCGAGATAACATGGAGACATTAGTTCATCTGATCATTTCCCAGGATCATACTATTCATCAGCAAGTCAAGAGAATGAAAGAGCTGGATCTAGAAATTGAAAAGTGTGAAGCTAAGTTCCACCTTGActggatagaaaatgatggagaAAATTATGTCCAGGATGCATATTTAATGCCCAGTTTCAATGATGTTGAACAAAAACTAGACTTGCAGTATGATGAAAGCGAGACACTGGAGGACCTGAACAAAAGCGATGGAATCATACAACTGGAAGAACGACTAAAATATTACAGAATGCTCATTGATAAGCTCTCcactgaaatagaaaaagaggTGAAAAGTGTTTGCATTGAGATAAATGAAGATGCAGAAGGGGCAACTGCAGCTGAACTGGAATGCTCAAATTTAGAAAGTGTTAAGTGTGATTTGGAGAAAAGCATGAAAGCTGGTTTGAAAATCCACTCTCACTTGAGTGGCATCCAGAAAGAGATTAAATACAGTGACTCATTGCTTCAAATGAAAGCAAAAGAATATGAGCTCCTGGCCGAGGAATTCAATTTGCTTCATGTTAGCAACAAAGATGGATGCCAGCTAAAGGAAAACAGAGGGAAGGAATCTGAAGTTCCTAACAGCAGTGAAAATGTCCCTCCATTTACTCAAAGGGTATTTAACATGTATACAAATGACACAGACTCAGACACCGGGATCAGCTCTAACCACAGTCAGGACTCAGAGACAACTGTAGGGGATGTGGTGCTGTTGTCAACATAA
- the RASSF9 gene encoding ras association domain-containing protein 9 isoform X4, producing the protein MDSEEKEIVVWVCQEEKIVCGLTKHTTSADVIQALLEEHKTTFGEKRFLLGKPSDYCIIEKWRGSERVLPPLTRILKLWKAWGDEQPNMQFVLVKADAFLPVPLWRTAEAKLVQNAEKQRELSPANYLKTLPPNKQKRIVRKTFRKLAKIKQDMVSQDRDNMETLVHLIISQDHTIHQQVKRMKELDLEIEKCEAKFHLDWIENDGENYVQDAYLMPSFNDVEQKLDLQYDESETLEDLNKSDGIIQLEERLKYYRMLIDKLSTEIEKEVKSVCIEINEDAEGATAAELECSNLESVKCDLEKSMKAGLKIHSHLSGIQKEIKYSDSLLQMKAKEYELLAEEFNLLHVSNKDGCQLKENRGKESEVPNSSENVPPFTQRVFNMYTNDTDSDTGISSNHSQDSETTVGDVVLLST; encoded by the coding sequence atggattcagaagagaaggaAATTGTGGTTTGGGTTTGCCAAGAAGAAAAGATTGTCTGTGGGTTAACTAAACATACCACCTCTGCTGatgtcatccaggctttgcttGAGGAACACAAGACTACGTTTGGAGAGAAACGGTTTCTTCTGGGGAAGCCCAGTGATTACTGTATCATAGAAAAGTGGCGAGGCTCAGAACGGGTTCTTCCTCCACTAACTAGAATCCTGAAGCTTTGGAAAGCCTGGGGAGATGAGCAGCCCAATATGCAATTTGTTTTGGTTAAGGCAGATGCTTTTCTTCCAGTTCCTCTGTGGCGGACAGCTGAAGCTAAATTAGTGCAAAACGCAGAAAAACAGAGGGAACTCAGCCCAGCAAATTACCTGAAGACATTACCGccgaataaacaaaaaagaatagtCAGAAAAACCTTCAGGAAACTGGCTAAAATTAAGCAAGACATGGTTTCCCAAGATCGAGATAACATGGAGACATTAGTTCATCTGATCATTTCCCAGGATCATACTATTCATCAGCAAGTCAAGAGAATGAAAGAGCTGGATCTAGAAATTGAAAAGTGTGAAGCTAAGTTCCACCTTGActggatagaaaatgatggagaAAATTATGTCCAGGATGCATATTTAATGCCCAGTTTCAATGATGTTGAACAAAAACTAGACTTGCAGTATGATGAAAGCGAGACACTGGAGGACCTGAACAAAAGCGATGGAATCATACAACTGGAAGAACGACTAAAATATTACAGAATGCTCATTGATAAGCTCTCcactgaaatagaaaaagaggTGAAAAGTGTTTGCATTGAGATAAATGAAGATGCAGAAGGGGCAACTGCAGCTGAACTGGAATGCTCAAATTTAGAAAGTGTTAAGTGTGATTTGGAGAAAAGCATGAAAGCTGGTTTGAAAATCCACTCTCACTTGAGTGGCATCCAGAAAGAGATTAAATACAGTGACTCATTGCTTCAAATGAAAGCAAAAGAATATGAGCTCCTGGCCGAGGAATTCAATTTGCTTCATGTTAGCAACAAAGATGGATGCCAGCTAAAGGAAAACAGAGGGAAGGAATCTGAAGTTCCTAACAGCAGTGAAAATGTCCCTCCATTTACTCAAAGGGTATTTAACATGTATACAAATGACACAGACTCAGACACCGGGATCAGCTCTAACCACAGTCAGGACTCAGAGACAACTGTAGGGGATGTGGTGCTGTTGTCAACATAA